The following proteins are co-located in the Haloplanus sp. HW8-1 genome:
- a CDS encoding CaiB/BaiF CoA transferase family protein: protein MNGPLDGVRVLDLGQIFMGPYCGFVLSGLGADVVKIEPPGGETIRSRDDDGYPPAYYFYNSNKRDVVIDLKSAEGKELFRELVAEADVLVENFGPGTMDRLGLGYEALSEVNPELVYAHGSGYGEYGPYRDDPAMDLAIQARGGVMTTTGFPDGPPIRAGPGIADILGGIHLATGVVGALYERDRTGEGTYVDVGMFDCVYPTLASPVTAHLEGAEEPLRFGNRHAGGSLAPYNAYETTDGYVVVICVTDEQWARLADEMGEPWLAEDDRFATKVDRANHVDEVDELVQAWVETQEKDAVATRLNERGIPCAPVQTLAEVTSDPQLHARGMINHVESDGSHDEEIPTPGVPIRFDGDAPTVSKAPRLGEHTDEVFRELGYSQTTLEAFRESDVIE, encoded by the coding sequence ATGAACGGTCCGTTGGACGGGGTTCGAGTACTCGACCTGGGACAGATCTTCATGGGCCCGTACTGCGGATTCGTGCTATCCGGGCTCGGCGCCGACGTCGTCAAGATCGAACCCCCGGGGGGTGAGACGATCCGCAGTCGGGACGACGACGGCTATCCGCCGGCGTATTACTTTTACAATTCGAACAAGCGGGACGTCGTCATAGACCTGAAATCGGCGGAGGGAAAGGAGCTGTTCCGCGAACTGGTCGCCGAAGCCGACGTCCTCGTCGAGAACTTCGGGCCGGGGACGATGGACCGCCTCGGACTCGGATATGAGGCGCTCAGCGAGGTGAACCCGGAACTCGTCTACGCGCACGGCTCCGGATACGGCGAGTACGGACCGTACAGGGACGACCCCGCGATGGACCTGGCGATACAGGCGAGAGGGGGCGTGATGACGACGACCGGGTTCCCAGACGGGCCGCCGATCAGAGCCGGGCCGGGCATCGCCGATATCCTCGGCGGGATCCACCTCGCGACCGGCGTGGTCGGCGCGTTGTACGAGCGCGACCGGACGGGTGAAGGAACGTACGTGGACGTGGGGATGTTCGACTGCGTCTACCCGACGCTGGCCTCCCCGGTCACGGCACATCTCGAAGGCGCCGAGGAGCCGTTACGGTTCGGTAACCGACACGCCGGCGGGTCCCTCGCGCCGTACAACGCCTACGAGACCACGGACGGATACGTGGTCGTCATCTGCGTCACGGACGAGCAGTGGGCTCGCCTGGCCGACGAGATGGGCGAACCTTGGCTGGCCGAGGACGACCGGTTCGCGACGAAAGTCGACAGAGCGAACCACGTCGACGAGGTCGACGAACTCGTCCAGGCGTGGGTCGAGACCCAGGAGAAAGACGCCGTCGCGACCCGACTGAACGAACGCGGCATCCCCTGTGCCCCCGTCCAGACGCTCGCCGAGGTCACGTCGGACCCACAGTTACACGCCCGGGGCATGATCAACCACGTCGAGAGCGACGGGAGCCACGACGAGGAGATTCCCACTCCGGGCGTCCCGATTCGTTTCGACGGCGATGCACCCACGGTCTCGAAGGCGCCCCGACTCGGGGAACACACCGACGAGGTGTTCCGGGAACTCGGATACTCACAGACCACCCTCGAGGCGTTCCGCGAGAGCGACGTCATCGAGTAG
- a CDS encoding RraA family protein → MDAEPVAPAVLDRLEKCSTAAIADTKHEGVATLSPEIKPIHTDCAFAGTVRTVVLDPSALWAPVRTLDTAREDDVVVAAIGDSADEAVWGELLSTYAVTNGVRGMVTDGAVRDVAGIRDAGFPVFARAVTPRGPSGDEEVARNVEVTVGGVRIAPGDVLVGDESGVVAIEGDAVEAVVSAAEAVAETEGQVARLIDDGRSLGGAFEDAGLGG, encoded by the coding sequence ATGGACGCCGAGCCAGTCGCTCCGGCGGTGCTCGACCGGCTAGAGAAGTGTTCGACGGCCGCGATAGCCGACACGAAACACGAGGGTGTGGCAACGCTCTCCCCCGAAATCAAGCCGATTCACACCGACTGTGCGTTCGCCGGAACGGTGCGGACGGTCGTGCTCGATCCGTCGGCGCTGTGGGCGCCCGTCCGGACTCTCGACACGGCGCGCGAAGACGACGTCGTCGTGGCCGCGATCGGCGACAGCGCCGACGAGGCCGTCTGGGGCGAGTTGCTCTCGACGTACGCGGTCACGAACGGCGTGCGGGGGATGGTCACCGACGGCGCCGTGCGGGACGTCGCCGGGATACGTGACGCCGGCTTCCCCGTCTTCGCGCGGGCGGTCACGCCGCGCGGACCGAGCGGGGACGAGGAAGTGGCACGGAACGTCGAGGTCACCGTCGGCGGCGTACGGATCGCCCCAGGGGACGTCCTCGTCGGCGACGAATCCGGCGTGGTCGCCATCGAGGGCGATGCCGTCGAGGCGGTCGTCTCGGCCGCCGAGGCGGTCGCCGAGACGGAAGGGCAGGTGGCGCGCTTGATCGACGACGGGCGGTCCCTCGGAGGGGCCTTCGAGGACGCCGGACTGGGCGGATAG
- a CDS encoding MaoC family dehydratase, whose translation MGKPPFEERYFEEFDVGDEFSVEDVRTITDSDINTFAGLTADVHPIHMSDPYVEDHPVLEERVAHGTLVFAIVSSWAAGIVLTRLSYGYESIRFVEPVYVGDTLSIHSEVIETSDHSEQYGKVVERYEATNQRGETVLVAEHVSLVERRE comes from the coding sequence ATGGGCAAACCTCCGTTCGAGGAGCGGTACTTCGAGGAGTTCGACGTAGGTGACGAGTTCTCCGTCGAGGACGTCCGGACGATCACCGACTCGGATATCAACACCTTCGCTGGGCTCACGGCGGACGTCCATCCGATCCACATGAGCGATCCCTACGTCGAGGATCACCCCGTTCTGGAGGAACGCGTCGCTCACGGGACGCTGGTGTTTGCGATCGTCTCCTCGTGGGCCGCCGGTATCGTCCTGACGCGTCTCTCCTACGGCTACGAGTCGATTCGGTTCGTCGAGCCGGTGTACGTCGGCGACACGCTGTCGATCCACAGCGAGGTCATCGAGACGTCCGACCACAGCGAGCAGTACGGGAAGGTCGTCGAGCGATACGAAGCGACGAACCAGCGCGGCGAGACGGTGTTGGTCGCGGAGCACGTTTCGCTCGTCGAACGCCGGGAGTAG
- a CDS encoding LLM class flavin-dependent oxidoreductase, translating to MEFGISFLPHDVETMVGKAQQAEEMGFDLFGVADSQCVARELYTTLGVVAQATSSMEVGPVVTNPVTRHPAVTASGIATVQECTGGRAILGIATGDSAVYTLGERPARLAELEETIGKLRTLWRGESAEFDENSVSLRWLPETGMADDVSIMFAAEGPKTLRTAGGIADRVIIGLGLLPEVIEEAVAAVEEGARNAGRDPDDVDIWLLSQVNIADSYPTAVDEIKMGIAASAHHSLQFTFEGKSVPGEYEDDLRELVKRYDPDQHEETGQTTNKRLVEELGLTDYLADRYAIVGTVDDCVEKIRTIEATGAVDGIVMPLHREEERDLLTRLGREVLPRVRDD from the coding sequence ATGGAGTTCGGTATTTCGTTCCTCCCGCACGACGTGGAGACGATGGTGGGGAAGGCCCAGCAAGCCGAAGAGATGGGCTTCGACCTGTTCGGCGTCGCCGATTCCCAGTGTGTCGCCCGAGAACTGTACACGACGCTGGGGGTCGTGGCGCAGGCCACCTCGTCGATGGAGGTCGGGCCGGTCGTTACCAACCCCGTGACGCGACATCCCGCCGTAACCGCGAGCGGGATCGCGACGGTACAGGAGTGTACCGGCGGGCGAGCGATCCTGGGGATCGCAACCGGGGATAGCGCGGTCTACACGCTCGGCGAACGTCCCGCACGACTGGCCGAACTCGAAGAGACCATCGGGAAGTTGCGAACGCTCTGGAGGGGAGAATCGGCCGAGTTCGACGAGAACTCGGTCTCCCTTCGGTGGCTCCCGGAAACGGGGATGGCAGACGACGTCTCGATCATGTTCGCCGCCGAGGGACCGAAAACACTGCGGACCGCCGGGGGGATCGCCGACCGGGTGATCATCGGTCTGGGCCTGCTCCCGGAGGTGATCGAGGAGGCAGTCGCGGCGGTAGAGGAGGGTGCGCGAAACGCGGGACGAGATCCGGACGACGTGGACATCTGGTTGTTGTCCCAGGTGAACATCGCGGATAGCTACCCGACTGCCGTCGACGAGATCAAGATGGGGATCGCGGCCTCGGCCCACCATTCGCTGCAGTTCACCTTCGAGGGAAAGAGCGTCCCGGGGGAGTACGAGGACGACCTGCGGGAGTTGGTGAAGCGGTACGACCCCGACCAACACGAGGAGACGGGCCAGACGACGAACAAACGGCTCGTCGAGGAACTCGGCCTGACCGACTACCTCGCCGACCGCTATGCCATCGTCGGGACGGTCGACGACTGTGTCGAGAAGATACGGACGATCGAGGCGACCGGTGCCGTCGACGGGATCGTAATGCCACTCCACAGAGAGGAGGAGCGGGATCTGCTCACGCGGCTGGGACGCGAGGTCCTTCCGCGGGTACGGGATGACTGA
- a CDS encoding IclR family transcriptional regulator, protein MTDRSTPGRTEPLKSVETAITVVEGLRELDGGRVCEVAERTGLANSTAYKYLNTLRKHDFVVKEDNQYRLGLRFLTLGGYVRNAVLPADRIWETLKTIANRTGEMTHFTTEEHGRAVMLYAFRGETGVQTRANVGQRLYMHQVASGKAILSTMSDEEIRTIVDRHGLPEATENTTTDADALFTEIERIRDTGVAFNNEESAEGVHAVSVPLAPGDDSAIGAFTIAGPASRLKGERLTEELPARLDEAVNELELRLRYEGNPQSSTE, encoded by the coding sequence ATGACAGACCGCTCGACTCCGGGTCGCACCGAACCCCTGAAGTCGGTCGAAACGGCGATCACCGTCGTCGAGGGCCTGCGGGAACTCGACGGTGGACGGGTATGCGAGGTCGCCGAACGGACCGGCCTCGCGAACAGCACGGCGTACAAGTACCTGAACACGCTCCGCAAGCACGACTTCGTCGTCAAGGAGGACAACCAGTACAGACTGGGGCTCAGATTCCTGACGCTTGGGGGATACGTCCGGAACGCAGTGCTCCCCGCAGATCGGATCTGGGAGACGTTGAAGACGATCGCCAACCGGACTGGAGAGATGACGCATTTCACGACGGAGGAACACGGGCGGGCGGTCATGTTGTACGCCTTCCGGGGGGAGACGGGAGTCCAGACCCGTGCGAACGTCGGTCAGCGGCTGTACATGCACCAGGTCGCCTCCGGGAAGGCGATCCTCTCGACGATGTCCGACGAGGAGATACGGACGATCGTGGACCGGCACGGATTGCCGGAGGCGACGGAGAACACGACCACCGATGCCGACGCGCTCTTTACGGAGATCGAGCGAATCCGCGATACCGGCGTCGCGTTCAACAACGAGGAGAGCGCGGAGGGCGTCCACGCGGTCAGCGTCCCGCTCGCTCCCGGTGACGACAGCGCCATCGGAGCCTTTACCATCGCCGGCCCGGCCTCCCGCCTCAAAGGAGAACGCCTGACGGAGGAACTGCCGGCCAGACTCGACGAGGCGGTGAACGAACTCGAGTTACGCCTCAGATACGAAGGCAACCCGCAGTCGTCGACGGAGTAA
- a CDS encoding CoA-transferase produces MVHTVSEKLTDPAEAVSSITPGSTITISGLGNMLCPEMTLAALEESYLSDGTPENLTVFTPIRAGNEGTGLEHLAHEGLLERLITGSFNTATQPGISELVTTDAIEAYAFPMGISFQLLEQQAAGSPGLLTDVGLGTYVDPRRKGAKYNRATEDLVEVREVDGEEYLFYRTVPIDVAILKGTTVDRHGNVSIEHEPNELGIRDMAMAARNSGGTVIAQVKRIAESTHGDGRSIAVPGALVDHVVVDPSQRQILGHDCVEEALTGRIHRSLQPEERSDVDALELRKRIILRRGLAEAKAGDLVNLGVGMPVYLPAVAKERDRFDGITFTTEHGNIGGTPNPEEFGSHYNFESQLKSADIFRLYQGGGLDVSFLGLAQIDGDGNVNNSNFAGMLRGPGGFIDITNRTDRLVFCGSLTAGGLDVAVDDGELTVESEGRNRKFVETVDEVTLDGQAALGAGSEITVITERGRFDVTDDGLVLTEIAPGVDVDRDVRQHIAFDVAVDDPLTTYDLDALTTSRV; encoded by the coding sequence ATGGTTCACACGGTCAGCGAAAAACTCACGGACCCCGCGGAGGCTGTGTCGAGCATCACCCCGGGCAGCACGATCACGATCTCCGGCTTGGGGAACATGCTGTGCCCGGAGATGACCCTCGCTGCGCTGGAAGAGTCGTATCTGTCGGACGGGACACCCGAGAACCTGACGGTGTTCACCCCGATCCGGGCCGGAAACGAGGGGACCGGGCTGGAACACTTGGCACACGAGGGACTTCTCGAACGGTTGATCACCGGGAGTTTCAACACGGCGACACAGCCCGGCATCAGCGAACTCGTCACTACGGATGCGATCGAGGCCTACGCCTTCCCGATGGGAATCTCGTTTCAGTTGCTCGAACAACAGGCCGCCGGATCGCCGGGCCTCCTGACGGACGTCGGGCTCGGAACCTACGTCGATCCGCGGCGGAAGGGAGCCAAATACAACCGGGCCACGGAGGACCTCGTGGAGGTGCGCGAAGTCGACGGCGAGGAGTATCTCTTCTATCGGACCGTCCCGATCGACGTCGCGATACTCAAAGGGACCACCGTCGACCGCCACGGAAACGTCTCCATCGAACACGAGCCCAACGAACTCGGGATACGGGACATGGCGATGGCCGCCCGCAACTCCGGCGGGACGGTCATCGCTCAGGTGAAACGGATCGCCGAGTCCACACACGGGGACGGGCGCTCGATCGCGGTTCCGGGCGCTCTCGTGGACCACGTCGTCGTCGACCCGTCACAACGGCAGATTCTCGGCCACGACTGCGTCGAGGAGGCCCTGACGGGACGCATCCACCGGTCGCTCCAGCCCGAGGAGCGGTCGGACGTCGACGCCCTCGAACTCAGAAAGCGGATCATCCTCCGTCGAGGGTTGGCTGAGGCCAAGGCGGGGGATCTGGTCAACCTCGGCGTCGGGATGCCCGTCTATCTCCCCGCGGTCGCCAAGGAACGCGACCGGTTCGACGGGATCACGTTCACGACCGAACACGGAAACATCGGTGGCACGCCGAACCCGGAGGAGTTCGGGTCACATTACAACTTCGAGTCGCAGTTGAAGTCGGCGGACATCTTCCGGCTGTACCAGGGCGGGGGGCTTGACGTCTCGTTTCTGGGTCTGGCACAGATCGACGGGGACGGAAACGTCAACAACAGCAACTTCGCCGGAATGTTGCGGGGCCCCGGCGGCTTCATCGACATCACCAACCGGACCGACCGCCTCGTATTCTGCGGATCGCTCACGGCCGGCGGCCTCGACGTGGCCGTCGACGACGGTGAACTGACCGTCGAGTCGGAGGGACGCAATCGAAAGTTCGTCGAGACGGTCGACGAGGTGACACTCGACGGCCAAGCGGCACTCGGCGCCGGATCGGAGATCACGGTGATCACGGAACGGGGCCGTTTCGACGTCACCGACGACGGACTCGTACTGACGGAAATCGCACCGGGCGTCGACGTCGACAGAGACGTCCGCCAGCACATCGCGTTCGACGTCGCCGTCGACGACCCACTAACGACGTACGATCTCGATGCACTGACGACGTCGCGTGTGTGA
- a CDS encoding PAS domain S-box protein has translation MGETTEPGRVLYVGDDRESAAATADRLETLSDGLLIEAVVGVDEAVDRLSTTAVDCVVHEGDDLAVLEAVREMSDEVPFFLVTDTDRTSLVREVLAYDGVDVVPNGSGPREDELLANRIEHAVERYRAIRRATAVERGDRLVGAVCRALVGAETRTEIERRVCEILDDVGRYAAVWIGAYDAERRVVEPRAAAGDDVGSLDGVEIEVASGGGETGRAVRTREPVVSDRATAGDVPLGDGGLIAGSRAAVAVPLIADGTLHGVLHAYADRAETFDDRERETLTTVGSNVADALDRAETRASRERRNRQFRSAVEHAGHVVLLTDADGEITYVNDAFETTTGYAPSEAVGRRPSMLQSGQHDEAFYADLWETISSGEVWEGEVVNERKDGTRYVIHQTIAPITDDDGITGFVAINRDITDRKERELNLAFLKRAIDQAGIGIGTYGADGYATYVNERLAELFGTTREDLRSRHMGSLDPSLDRDRFPAYWESFDDGERRIYDTRIERLDTGERCPVEVVTSRVHIDGEPYQVNTVRDAAERKRQERDLERFRSAVEHAGHSVLVTDADGHIEYVNDAFEELSGYSAAEAVGRTPALLNSDEHDETFYRDLWETILQGEVWHGEVTNERKDGEQYVVDQTIAPITGDGDEITGFVAINRDVTELKAYERELKAQNDRLKQYGQTVAHDLRNPLALLDAELKQFRAAMDAEAAPISADGNTVSPESDGESATTDESGTVDAAAVRDLCTSIETTVDRMETLIEDLLTMAEHGQRVLNAESVSLEALATEAWEQVDADGADLSVDDADIDADPDRLRELLSNLFRNAVEHGGDGVNVRVGPLDFSAGFAVEDDGPGIPPAERDSVFERGFTTATDGTGFGLAIVDQIADAHGWTVSVTDGHDGGARFEFRVDDGE, from the coding sequence ATGGGCGAGACGACCGAGCCGGGCCGCGTACTCTACGTCGGCGACGACCGAGAGTCCGCGGCGGCGACAGCGGATCGTCTCGAGACACTGAGTGACGGCCTCCTCATCGAGGCCGTCGTGGGCGTGGATGAGGCGGTCGATCGACTCTCGACGACTGCGGTCGACTGTGTCGTCCACGAGGGGGACGACCTCGCGGTCCTGGAGGCGGTGCGGGAGATGTCCGACGAAGTTCCGTTTTTCCTCGTCACCGACACCGACCGGACGTCCCTCGTCCGCGAGGTGCTCGCCTACGACGGCGTCGACGTCGTGCCGAACGGATCGGGACCGAGGGAAGACGAGTTGCTCGCCAATCGGATCGAACACGCGGTCGAACGGTATCGTGCGATCCGTCGAGCGACGGCGGTCGAACGCGGTGACCGACTCGTCGGCGCGGTCTGCCGGGCACTCGTCGGTGCCGAAACCAGAACCGAGATCGAACGGCGCGTCTGTGAGATCCTCGACGACGTCGGCCGCTACGCCGCCGTCTGGATCGGCGCCTACGACGCCGAGCGGCGCGTCGTCGAGCCGCGAGCGGCCGCCGGTGACGACGTGGGGAGTCTCGATGGCGTCGAGATCGAGGTCGCATCCGGTGGCGGTGAGACGGGACGGGCAGTCCGAACGCGCGAGCCAGTGGTGAGCGACCGCGCGACAGCCGGCGACGTTCCTCTGGGCGACGGGGGACTCATCGCCGGGAGTCGTGCCGCCGTGGCCGTCCCACTGATCGCCGACGGGACGCTCCACGGCGTCTTACACGCGTACGCGGATCGCGCGGAGACCTTCGATGACAGGGAGCGCGAGACACTGACGACGGTCGGGAGCAACGTCGCCGACGCCCTCGATCGCGCCGAGACCCGCGCCAGTCGCGAGCGACGCAATCGACAGTTCCGGAGTGCCGTCGAACACGCCGGGCACGTGGTGTTGCTCACCGATGCGGACGGGGAGATCACGTACGTCAACGACGCGTTCGAGACGACGACCGGCTACGCGCCGTCGGAGGCCGTCGGTCGCCGGCCGTCGATGCTCCAGTCCGGCCAGCACGACGAGGCGTTCTACGCCGATCTCTGGGAGACGATTTCGTCGGGCGAGGTCTGGGAGGGCGAGGTGGTCAACGAGCGCAAGGACGGCACCCGGTACGTCATCCACCAGACCATCGCCCCCATCACCGACGACGACGGGATCACCGGCTTCGTCGCCATCAACCGCGACATCACGGACCGCAAGGAGCGCGAACTGAACCTGGCGTTCCTCAAACGGGCCATCGATCAGGCCGGTATCGGCATCGGGACCTACGGCGCCGACGGATACGCGACGTACGTCAACGAACGGCTCGCCGAACTGTTCGGAACGACGCGGGAGGACCTCCGATCCCGGCACATGGGTTCGCTCGATCCGTCCCTCGACCGAGATCGGTTTCCGGCGTACTGGGAGTCGTTCGACGACGGCGAGCGACGGATCTACGATACACGAATCGAGCGTCTCGACACCGGCGAACGGTGCCCCGTCGAAGTCGTCACGTCCCGGGTACACATCGACGGCGAGCCCTACCAGGTGAACACGGTCAGGGACGCGGCCGAGCGCAAGCGACAGGAGCGGGATCTCGAACGGTTTCGGAGCGCCGTCGAACACGCGGGCCACAGCGTCCTCGTCACCGACGCCGACGGCCACATCGAGTACGTCAACGACGCGTTCGAGGAACTGAGCGGGTACTCCGCCGCGGAGGCGGTCGGTCGAACGCCCGCCCTACTCAACTCCGACGAACACGACGAGACGTTCTACCGCGACCTCTGGGAGACGATCCTCCAGGGTGAGGTCTGGCATGGAGAGGTGACCAACGAACGCAAGGACGGGGAACAGTACGTCGTCGACCAAACCATCGCCCCGATCACCGGCGACGGCGACGAGATCACCGGCTTCGTCGCGATCAACCGCGACGTGACCGAACTCAAAGCCTACGAACGCGAACTGAAGGCACAGAACGACCGACTCAAACAGTACGGCCAGACGGTCGCGCACGACCTCCGGAATCCGCTTGCCCTCCTCGACGCCGAACTCAAACAGTTCCGGGCGGCCATGGACGCCGAGGCGGCCCCGATATCGGCGGACGGAAACACCGTCTCGCCGGAATCCGACGGCGAATCGGCGACGACGGACGAATCCGGGACTGTCGACGCCGCGGCCGTTCGGGACCTCTGTACGAGCATCGAGACGACCGTCGACCGGATGGAGACGCTGATCGAGGACCTCTTGACGATGGCCGAGCACGGCCAGCGAGTGCTGAACGCCGAGTCCGTCTCCTTGGAGGCGCTCGCGACCGAGGCGTGGGAACAGGTCGACGCCGACGGGGCCGACCTCTCGGTCGACGACGCGGATATCGACGCCGACCCCGATCGCTTGCGCGAACTGCTCTCGAACCTGTTCCGCAACGCGGTGGAACACGGTGGGGATGGGGTCAACGTCCGGGTCGGACCTCTCGATTTCTCCGCGGGCTTCGCCGTCGAAGACGACGGCCCCGGGATTCCCCCGGCGGAACGGGACAGCGTGTTCGAGCGCGGGTTCACCACCGCGACGGACGGCACCGGATTCGGGCTGGCGATCGTCGATCAGATCGCCGACGCCCACGGCTGGACGGTCTCGGTGACCGACGGCCACGACGGCGGGGCGCGATTCGAGTTCCGCGTCGACGATGGGGAGTGA
- a CDS encoding metal-dependent transcriptional regulator yields MNTADQYLKAIYLIQEMEDGPAATGALADMLDVSPASANEMIGKLEARELAEHEKYKGVRLTDEGIARARDALQTYCIIERFLANVLDVEDFQGEARELEAVIDDTVADRLDTIIDRNPNCPDCFDAETDACRELEVECEPPAD; encoded by the coding sequence ATGAACACGGCAGACCAGTACCTCAAGGCGATCTATCTGATCCAGGAGATGGAGGACGGTCCGGCGGCGACGGGGGCGCTCGCGGACATGCTCGACGTGAGCCCCGCCAGCGCCAACGAGATGATCGGCAAACTCGAGGCCCGAGAACTTGCGGAACACGAGAAGTACAAGGGCGTCCGCCTTACCGACGAGGGAATCGCCCGGGCCCGTGACGCACTCCAGACGTACTGCATCATCGAGCGGTTCCTCGCGAACGTCCTCGACGTTGAGGACTTCCAGGGAGAGGCCCGCGAACTCGAAGCCGTCATCGACGATACGGTCGCCGACCGTCTCGACACGATCATCGACCGAAATCCGAACTGTCCGGACTGCTTCGACGCCGAGACCGACGCCTGCCGCGAACTCGAAGTCGAGTGTGAACCCCCGGCCGACTGA
- a CDS encoding glycoside hydrolase family 88 protein has translation MAVSTPKSIERNIQRVSEYTRSMALEREPIPGGAKFMAIEGLIATGLSQNLEHAKRLVDRSIETQVGTGELSYGDRNFYTSPCALATSVLEFYDRTGDERYLDAAERQVQYVLEAPRVGNGGISHNKDSPQLWVDSLYLMHPPIAQLGSALDDGDLHDEAAKQVLTHAEHLQDDATGLFRHIWTETPNDYPEGSFWGRGNGWAAAGILEILEAIPDDHDRRDDLLELFHDHLATIVSLQDECGYWWNVLDDDTTFLETSVTTIYAYVLRRGIDIGVVPEEYEMAARKAFDAIGASVDDDGVVTGATYVTTHDPNEQLTSEDVFSPSGYAQGWYLKTATYYLENNHAVTE, from the coding sequence ATGGCCGTTAGCACGCCGAAAAGCATAGAGAGGAATATCCAGCGCGTCTCCGAATACACGCGATCGATGGCCCTCGAACGCGAACCGATCCCTGGAGGGGCGAAGTTCATGGCGATCGAGGGACTGATCGCGACCGGGCTGTCCCAGAATCTGGAACACGCGAAGCGACTCGTCGATAGAAGCATCGAAACACAGGTCGGAACCGGCGAGTTGAGTTACGGTGATCGGAACTTCTACACGTCACCCTGTGCGCTCGCGACGTCCGTCCTCGAGTTCTACGACCGGACGGGCGACGAGCGCTACCTCGACGCGGCCGAGCGACAGGTCCAGTACGTCCTCGAGGCGCCGCGCGTCGGGAACGGTGGCATCTCGCACAACAAGGACAGCCCACAGCTCTGGGTCGATTCGCTCTACCTGATGCACCCACCGATAGCCCAACTCGGGAGCGCACTCGACGACGGTGATCTCCACGACGAGGCGGCAAAGCAGGTACTCACGCACGCGGAGCACCTGCAGGACGACGCGACGGGACTGTTCAGACACATTTGGACCGAAACGCCCAACGACTATCCGGAGGGCTCCTTCTGGGGGCGTGGCAACGGGTGGGCCGCTGCCGGAATCCTGGAGATCCTCGAAGCGATTCCCGACGACCACGACCGGCGAGACGACCTCCTCGAACTCTTCCACGACCACCTCGCGACGATCGTGTCGTTGCAAGACGAGTGTGGGTACTGGTGGAACGTACTCGACGACGACACCACGTTCCTCGAAACGTCCGTGACGACGATATACGCGTACGTACTCCGGCGAGGGATCGACATCGGGGTCGTTCCGGAGGAGTACGAGATGGCCGCGAGAAAGGCGTTCGATGCGATCGGGGCATCGGTCGACGACGACGGCGTCGTCACCGGTGCGACGTACGTGACCACCCACGACCCGAACGAACAGTTGACGTCGGAAGACGTCTTCTCGCCGAGTGGATACGCGCAGGGCTGGTACCTGAAAACGGCGACGTACTACCTAGAGAACAACCACGCCGTCACCGAGTAA
- a CDS encoding ferritin-like domain-containing protein: MSVSHRVGSDHQLARLLQIGIVLEEVVEARAHHHYQSLDADRTLDPEIEALLADAAEESATHRERLEAVIADLDAESIPFEDIETLVEAQYAQTKPDDFDGVLYDQLCNEETAYKFYDDLVSAIEASDARFSVDRDRLLDVLRSIREEEADGVEEVTKIMEKRD, encoded by the coding sequence ATGAGCGTCAGCCACCGGGTCGGGTCCGATCATCAACTCGCCCGTCTCCTCCAGATCGGGATCGTCCTCGAGGAGGTCGTCGAGGCGCGGGCCCACCATCACTACCAGTCGCTCGACGCCGACCGGACGCTCGATCCCGAGATCGAAGCGCTCCTGGCCGACGCCGCCGAGGAGTCGGCCACCCACCGCGAGCGACTGGAGGCGGTGATCGCCGACCTCGACGCGGAGTCCATCCCCTTCGAGGACATCGAGACGCTCGTCGAGGCACAGTACGCCCAGACGAAGCCCGACGACTTCGACGGCGTTCTCTACGATCAGCTCTGTAACGAGGAGACGGCGTACAAGTTCTACGACGACCTCGTATCGGCGATCGAGGCCAGCGACGCCCGGTTCTCCGTGGACCGGGACCGACTGCTCGACGTGTTGCGGTCGATCCGTGAGGAGGAGGCCGACGGCGTCGAAGAGGTGACGAAAATCATGGAGAAACGCGATTAG